One part of the Phycisphaerae bacterium genome encodes these proteins:
- a CDS encoding ABC transporter ATP-binding protein, which translates to MIAKAGQDLVVEDLRTYFQTEEGVARAVDGVSFSVPRGKTVALVGESGCGKSVTALSILRLVEKPAGRIVGGRVRLGDLDLLGLSERQMRAVRGDRIAMIFQEPMTALNPVFTIGNQLVEAIRLHQDLSSRQSRELAAELLGKVGIPEPAERLRSYPHQLSGGMRQRAMIAMALACQPDLLIADEPTTALDVTIQAQILRLLNSLQKQMHMSVLFITHDLGVVAQSADYVVVMYAGKVVERADVHDLFEHPLHPYTRGLLDALPRLGRRKGDLKTIPGQVPNPVDPPKGCRFHPRCELCQATGSRCQYEEPPLVEVRPGHDVACWEAAKRIEEA; encoded by the coding sequence ATGATCGCCAAGGCCGGGCAGGATCTGGTTGTCGAGGACCTTCGGACGTATTTCCAGACCGAGGAGGGCGTGGCCCGGGCGGTCGACGGAGTGAGTTTTTCAGTGCCCAGGGGCAAGACGGTGGCCCTGGTGGGTGAGAGCGGGTGCGGCAAGAGCGTGACGGCGTTGTCGATTTTGCGGCTGGTGGAAAAGCCGGCGGGTCGGATCGTGGGCGGCCGGGTCCGGCTGGGCGACCTGGACCTTCTGGGGCTTTCGGAGCGGCAGATGCGGGCGGTCCGGGGCGACCGGATCGCGATGATCTTTCAGGAGCCGATGACCGCGTTGAATCCGGTGTTCACGATCGGCAATCAGCTCGTGGAGGCGATCCGGCTTCACCAGGATCTCTCGTCGAGGCAAAGCCGCGAGTTGGCGGCCGAGTTGCTGGGCAAGGTCGGCATTCCGGAACCGGCCGAGCGGCTGCGAAGCTATCCGCACCAGCTTTCCGGCGGCATGCGCCAGCGGGCGATGATTGCGATGGCGCTGGCCTGCCAGCCGGACCTGCTGATCGCCGACGAACCGACCACAGCCCTGGACGTGACGATCCAGGCCCAGATCCTGCGGCTGCTCAACTCGCTCCAGAAGCAGATGCACATGAGCGTCTTGTTCATCACCCACGACCTGGGCGTGGTCGCCCAGAGCGCCGACTACGTCGTGGTGATGTACGCGGGCAAGGTGGTCGAGCGGGCGGACGTGCACGATCTGTTCGAGCATCCGCTGCACCCGTACACGCGGGGGCTGCTCGATGCGCTGCCGCGTCTGGGGCGGCGTAAGGGGGACCTCAAGACGATTCCCGGGCAGGTGCCGAATCCGGTTGATCCGCCGAAGGGGTGCCGCTTTCACCCGCGGTGCGAGCTGTGTCAGGCGACGGGCTCGCGATGCCAGTATGAGGAGCCGCCGCTGGTGGAAGTGCGGCCGGGACATGACGTGGCGTGCTGGGAGGCGGCCAAACGAATCGAGGAGGCGTAG
- a CDS encoding ABC transporter permease, translated as MWRVAWRRLRRSRLALVCLGIIGLYVAVALAVAAGWLAADWREPVGPRYEPPSWEYPLGTDIFGQSVLRKTLYGAKTSLTVAALASVISIAIGVPLGAIAGYFGRRIDELIVWLYSTLESIPGILLILAFAFVLRDRVSGLSAVYLAIGLTSWVGLCRLIRGEVIKHKERDYVTAAKAFGGTDFYVIFRHILPNVFHLVIIDFSLRFVSFIHVEVILSFLGLGAKETPSWGVMIDDARLELAQGVWWQLAAATAAIFFISLALNILGDDLRDALDPKLRGR; from the coding sequence ATGTGGCGGGTGGCGTGGCGGCGTCTGAGGCGAAGCCGCCTGGCCCTGGTCTGTCTGGGGATTATCGGCCTGTACGTGGCAGTGGCCCTGGCGGTGGCGGCTGGATGGCTGGCCGCCGACTGGCGCGAGCCGGTGGGTCCGCGCTACGAGCCGCCGAGTTGGGAGTATCCGCTGGGGACGGATATCTTCGGCCAGTCGGTGCTGCGCAAGACGCTGTACGGGGCTAAGACGTCGCTGACGGTGGCAGCGTTGGCGTCGGTGATCTCGATTGCCATCGGCGTGCCGCTGGGGGCGATCGCCGGGTATTTCGGCCGGCGGATCGATGAATTGATCGTGTGGCTCTACAGCACGCTGGAGAGCATCCCAGGGATTCTGCTGATCCTGGCGTTCGCGTTCGTGCTGCGGGACCGGGTCTCGGGCCTCTCAGCCGTCTATCTGGCGATCGGCTTGACCAGTTGGGTGGGGCTGTGCCGGCTGATTCGCGGGGAAGTGATAAAACACAAGGAACGCGACTACGTCACCGCGGCCAAGGCGTTTGGCGGGACGGATTTCTATGTCATCTTTCGCCACATCCTCCCCAACGTGTTCCACCTGGTGATCATCGATTTTTCGCTGCGGTTCGTTTCGTTCATCCACGTGGAGGTCATCTTGAGCTTCCTGGGCCTTGGGGCCAAGGAGACGCCGAGTTGGGGTGTGATGATCGACGACGCCCGCCTGGAACTGGCCCAGGGGGTCTGGTGGCAGTTGGCGGCGGCGACGGCGGCGATCTTCTTCATTTCGCTGGCCCTGAACATTCTCGGCGACGACCTGCGGGACGCGCTGGACCCGAAATTGAGGGGGCGCTGA